From the Amycolatopsis thermoflava N1165 genome, one window contains:
- a CDS encoding SDR family NAD(P)-dependent oxidoreductase translates to MADRTLTGKRALVTGGASGIGEAIVAELAGLGASVVIADRDFAGAKRVAGDCRGEAVEVDLGDDDSVEAALTAVLDGGGVDILINNAGVSVVEHFLDSDPAGWDRMWRINLRAPMRLTQAFLPGMMEGEWGRLIYISTDGARAGAGGESIYAACKAGLFGLAKTVAREAAKYGVTSNVVCPGLVDTPMLRKHAERNPNLMSALVKSIPLRRPGTADEVAAYVGFLAGPRAGYVTGQTLSVSGGVTMA, encoded by the coding sequence GTGGCTGACAGGACTCTGACGGGCAAGCGGGCCTTGGTGACCGGCGGAGCGAGCGGAATCGGCGAAGCGATCGTTGCGGAGCTCGCCGGTTTGGGCGCGTCGGTGGTGATCGCCGACCGTGATTTCGCCGGGGCGAAGCGCGTGGCCGGCGATTGCCGGGGCGAGGCTGTCGAGGTCGATCTCGGTGACGACGACAGCGTGGAGGCGGCCTTGACCGCCGTCCTGGACGGGGGCGGCGTGGACATCCTGATCAACAACGCCGGGGTGTCCGTGGTGGAGCATTTCCTGGACAGCGACCCGGCGGGCTGGGACCGGATGTGGCGGATCAACCTGCGCGCCCCGATGCGGCTCACGCAGGCGTTCCTGCCTGGCATGATGGAAGGCGAGTGGGGGCGGCTGATCTACATCTCGACGGACGGGGCCCGGGCGGGCGCCGGCGGTGAGAGCATCTACGCCGCGTGCAAGGCCGGGTTGTTCGGGCTGGCGAAGACAGTGGCGCGGGAAGCCGCCAAGTACGGCGTGACGAGCAACGTGGTATGCCCCGGGCTGGTGGACACGCCGATGCTCCGCAAGCACGCCGAGCGGAACCCGAATCTGATGTCGGCGTTGGTGAAGTCGATCCCGCTCCGGCGGCCGGGCACCGCGGACGAGGTGGCGGCCTACGTCGGGTTCCTGGCCGGTCCGCGCGCCGGGTACGTCACCGGGCAGACGTTGAGCGTCTCGGGTGGGGTGACGATGGCATGA
- a CDS encoding ABC transporter ATP-binding protein, with the protein MTGDVMAAEAVSVAFGGVRAVDGVSFTVRTGEILGVIGPNGSGKTTLLNALTGVVRATGSLHLGGGRVRLGRPEAPRRAGLARVYQAPQIVPGLTCLDNVVIGAADRRARGLVAAVLGRPLMWRHERGRVTYAHRQLERVGLAARALAPAQLLTYGEQRLLELARALSADPRVLLLDEPSAGLNDAETRHLAALLADVRAAGTSLVIVDHKIDFIDALCDRILVLELGRRVALGPPADVWSDQRVMDAYLGVQSAA; encoded by the coding sequence ATGACGGGTGACGTGATGGCGGCCGAGGCCGTGTCGGTCGCGTTCGGCGGCGTCCGTGCCGTGGACGGCGTGTCGTTCACCGTCCGGACCGGGGAGATCCTCGGCGTGATCGGTCCCAACGGCAGCGGCAAGACGACACTGCTCAACGCCTTGACCGGGGTCGTCCGGGCGACGGGGAGCCTCCACCTCGGCGGTGGACGGGTCCGGCTGGGGCGGCCGGAGGCACCGCGGCGGGCCGGGCTCGCCCGGGTCTACCAGGCGCCCCAGATCGTCCCCGGGCTGACGTGCCTGGACAACGTCGTGATCGGAGCGGCCGACCGGCGCGCGCGGGGTCTGGTCGCCGCGGTGCTCGGACGGCCGCTGATGTGGCGGCACGAGCGAGGCCGGGTCACCTACGCCCACCGCCAGCTGGAGCGGGTCGGGCTCGCCGCGCGCGCCTTGGCTCCCGCCCAGCTGCTGACCTACGGGGAACAGCGGCTGCTGGAACTCGCGCGGGCGTTGTCCGCCGATCCGCGGGTGCTTCTGCTCGACGAGCCGAGCGCCGGCCTCAATGACGCCGAAACCCGCCACCTGGCCGCGCTGCTCGCCGACGTGCGTGCGGCGGGCACCTCGCTGGTCATCGTCGACCACAAGATCGACTTCATCGACGCGCTGTGCGATCGCATCCTCGTGCTGGAGCTGGGCCGCCGCGTCGCGCTCGGCCCGCCCGCCGACGTGTGGTCGGACCAGCGCGTCATGGACGCCTACCTGGGGGTGCAGAGTGCTGCTTGA
- a CDS encoding ABC transporter substrate-binding protein, giving the protein MRPLRIAAAALVAASALTACGGQAGTQAAEGAHIVGLIEVKGDSSNALDDYNNGAQMAVDEINAAGGVLGKPLEYTRIPASVTDPQAARTAFLRAADLKPSAIIGFPGGGSLEALTRDVDAAATPMIHISSDGKLARGAESGSEWLFSVNPDDTARATNGVALAQRLGAKRIGILATDETFGRVSADNSIKAIQATGLELGTVRYVPPTATDLTAALLDLRNSDAILSWTFPNVLALQMNQMAQNGLTTPVITGNSGPLVVANKLASGPAVANLYAVTPCAPAIGAAPKGWTFAEAYQAKHGTTPTASATQVYDAVRILAAAMQRAGTVSDHARIAQALREQEWHEGACAAVYRSDGAQFLGHQMVAESFRDTGSIVETYDVPPADERNGR; this is encoded by the coding sequence ATGAGACCACTCCGGATCGCGGCCGCGGCACTCGTGGCCGCGTCCGCCCTGACCGCGTGCGGCGGCCAGGCCGGTACGCAAGCAGCCGAGGGCGCCCACATCGTCGGGCTGATCGAGGTCAAGGGCGACTCGTCGAACGCGCTGGACGACTACAACAACGGCGCGCAGATGGCGGTGGACGAGATCAACGCCGCCGGCGGGGTGCTGGGCAAGCCCCTGGAGTACACCCGGATCCCGGCGTCGGTCACCGACCCGCAGGCGGCGCGCACCGCGTTCCTCCGGGCCGCCGACCTGAAGCCCAGCGCCATCATCGGGTTCCCGGGCGGCGGGTCGCTCGAAGCGCTGACCCGTGACGTCGACGCGGCCGCGACCCCGATGATCCACATCAGCAGCGATGGCAAGCTCGCGCGCGGCGCGGAATCCGGCAGCGAATGGCTGTTCTCGGTCAACCCGGACGACACTGCCCGTGCCACCAACGGTGTCGCGCTGGCGCAGCGGCTCGGGGCGAAACGGATCGGGATCCTCGCCACCGACGAGACCTTCGGCCGGGTGTCGGCCGACAACTCGATCAAGGCGATCCAGGCCACGGGCTTGGAACTGGGCACCGTCCGGTACGTGCCGCCGACGGCCACCGACCTCACCGCGGCCCTGCTGGACCTGCGTAATTCCGACGCGATCCTGTCATGGACCTTCCCCAACGTGCTCGCGCTGCAGATGAACCAGATGGCGCAGAACGGCCTGACCACCCCGGTGATCACCGGCAACTCGGGGCCGCTGGTGGTGGCCAACAAGCTCGCCTCCGGCCCCGCCGTGGCCAACCTCTACGCGGTCACCCCGTGCGCGCCGGCCATCGGCGCCGCACCCAAGGGGTGGACGTTCGCCGAGGCGTACCAGGCGAAACACGGCACCACGCCGACCGCATCGGCCACCCAGGTCTACGACGCGGTCCGCATCCTGGCCGCCGCGATGCAGCGCGCGGGCACCGTCAGCGACCACGCCCGCATCGCCCAGGCCCTGCGAGAGCAGGAGTGGCACGAAGGCGCCTGCGCCGCCGTCTACCGCAGCGACGGAGCCCAGTTCCTGGGGCACCAGATGGTCGCGGAGTCCTTCCGGGACACCGGTTCGATCGTCGAGACCTACGACGTCCCGCCGGCGGACGAGCGCAATGGCCGCTGA
- a CDS encoding branched-chain amino acid ABC transporter permease: MTATRTPPARALYRRGQYWILLGALALVFGLSRLTTSGSAVNLLDLWLAYSIAALGFYWIFALGGRFAFCQTFMMALGGYTAAWLGRQGVPFGVGVLGATVAAALAAALIGLLLWRAEHLYFALGTLAVTEIGLVVFGRTNAFTGTNGNVTGVDYPEVFGIQLRSDGEVFWLLAAVLAILLLLAVFLDRSPVSRDLAAGRELPMVARGAGVAVGRLRLGMFVLGSAAGGLSGALITHWQGFIGVDSFGLDLGIGLFLMVLLGGVTSHWGVLIGAGFYVAIPELLSGARQYMPILYGAILLVVILAAPGGLAELGRRAAGLVGKEPRS; this comes from the coding sequence GTGACCGCGACCCGCACTCCGCCTGCCCGTGCGCTGTACCGCAGGGGCCAGTACTGGATCCTCCTCGGCGCGCTCGCCCTGGTCTTCGGGCTGTCCCGGTTGACCACGTCGGGCAGCGCGGTCAACCTGCTCGACCTGTGGCTGGCCTACTCGATCGCCGCGCTCGGGTTCTACTGGATCTTCGCTCTCGGCGGGCGGTTCGCGTTCTGCCAGACGTTCATGATGGCGCTCGGCGGGTACACCGCGGCCTGGCTCGGCCGGCAGGGCGTGCCGTTCGGTGTCGGCGTTCTGGGCGCCACCGTGGCGGCGGCACTGGCGGCGGCCCTGATCGGCCTGCTGCTGTGGCGTGCCGAGCACCTGTACTTCGCGCTCGGCACGCTCGCGGTCACCGAGATCGGACTGGTCGTCTTCGGCCGGACCAACGCCTTCACCGGGACGAACGGCAACGTCACGGGCGTGGACTACCCGGAGGTCTTCGGAATCCAGCTGCGCTCCGACGGCGAGGTCTTCTGGCTCCTGGCCGCGGTGCTCGCGATTCTGCTGTTGCTCGCGGTGTTCCTCGACCGGTCCCCGGTCAGCCGCGATCTCGCCGCGGGGCGCGAGCTGCCGATGGTCGCGCGCGGCGCGGGGGTCGCGGTCGGCCGGCTGCGGCTGGGGATGTTCGTGCTCGGTTCCGCCGCGGGCGGGCTCTCCGGCGCGCTGATCACCCACTGGCAGGGGTTCATCGGGGTGGACTCGTTCGGCCTGGACCTGGGCATCGGGCTGTTCCTGATGGTCCTGCTCGGCGGCGTGACCTCCCACTGGGGCGTGCTGATCGGCGCCGGGTTCTACGTGGCCATCCCGGAACTGCTTTCCGGCGCTCGCCAGTACATGCCGATCCTCTACGGCGCGATCCTGCTGGTGGTGATCCTCGCGGCCCCCGGCGGGCTCGCGGAACTCGGCCGGCGGGCCGCCGGGCTCGTGGGCAAGGAGCCACGCTCATGA
- a CDS encoding TIGR03619 family F420-dependent LLM class oxidoreductase produces MRIGVTLGLLHPGIWRDFAVEADRLGFESLWVPEHLVFTSNVGESRYPGSADGTPPVSPDAHLFDAPAFLCSIAGATERIRLGTYVYLFGLRHPIIGARAFGTLDVLSGGRAIVGVGAGWLAGEYEALGLDFATRGRRLDEAIAVARRLWTEPVVDHSGEFYSFEGVHFEPKPANPPIVAGGESKAALRRAVRLCDGWVSMPHTLESAKPQLDLLDRLVAEHGRDRSSFEVTVSAFETRGPEELAEWEALGVDRLIVRPYERTTGSIERLRAFAEEYGVSRG; encoded by the coding sequence GTGCGGATCGGAGTGACCCTGGGGCTGCTGCATCCGGGGATCTGGCGGGACTTCGCCGTCGAGGCGGACCGGCTGGGGTTCGAGTCGCTGTGGGTGCCCGAGCACCTGGTGTTCACCTCGAACGTCGGCGAGTCCCGGTACCCGGGTTCCGCGGACGGGACGCCGCCGGTCTCGCCGGACGCGCACCTGTTCGACGCTCCCGCGTTCCTGTGCTCGATCGCCGGGGCCACCGAGCGGATCCGGCTGGGCACCTACGTGTACCTGTTCGGGCTGCGGCACCCGATCATCGGCGCCCGGGCCTTCGGCACGCTGGACGTGCTGTCCGGTGGCCGCGCGATCGTGGGTGTCGGGGCGGGCTGGCTGGCGGGGGAGTACGAGGCGCTCGGACTGGACTTCGCCACGCGGGGGCGCCGGCTCGACGAGGCGATCGCCGTGGCCCGGCGGCTGTGGACCGAGCCGGTCGTGGACCACAGCGGCGAGTTCTACTCCTTCGAGGGCGTCCATTTCGAACCGAAACCGGCGAACCCGCCGATCGTGGCGGGTGGCGAGTCGAAGGCGGCGCTGCGCCGGGCGGTGCGGCTGTGTGACGGCTGGGTGTCGATGCCGCACACCTTGGAGTCGGCCAAGCCGCAGTTGGACCTGCTGGACCGGCTCGTGGCCGAGCACGGCCGGGACCGCTCGTCATTCGAGGTCACGGTGAGCGCGTTCGAGACCCGTGGACCGGAAGAGCTCGCGGAGTGGGAGGCGCTCGGGGTGGACCGGCTGATCGTGCGGCCGTACGAGCGCACGACCGGATCGATCGAGCGCCTGCGGGCCTTCGCCGAGGAGTACGGGGTGAGCCGTGGCTGA
- a CDS encoding branched-chain amino acid ABC transporter permease → MSTFVALSVSALAYGAALALAALGFLVLYKATGVVNFAHGDLITLGGYLALWFITALHLAPVAGYLVALAVMFGAGVLLERVAFAPLRRRPHLTVLIATLAAALVLRAAISLWQGSTPRKLPSPVGDEVVTILGAPIAVQRLVIIGVAAVCLTGIVLLFTRTGFGRQLRAVSSDRMAAELHGINTTRVSVVAWGLSAALAALAGILIAPLSALDVNFGFTMMLAAFAAAVLGGFGSLWGATLGAVLVGVLQHLVGGYVLQDFAVVLPFLAMLLLLALRPQGLFGKAVSRL, encoded by the coding sequence GTGAGCACATTCGTCGCGCTGTCGGTCAGCGCGCTCGCCTACGGTGCCGCGCTCGCGCTCGCCGCACTCGGTTTCCTCGTGCTGTACAAGGCCACCGGTGTGGTGAACTTCGCCCACGGCGACCTGATCACCCTCGGCGGCTACCTCGCGCTGTGGTTCATCACCGCGCTGCACCTCGCGCCGGTCGCCGGGTACCTCGTCGCGCTCGCGGTCATGTTCGGCGCCGGTGTGCTGCTGGAGCGGGTCGCGTTCGCACCCCTGCGCCGTCGCCCGCACCTGACGGTCCTCATCGCGACGCTCGCCGCGGCGCTCGTGCTGCGCGCGGCGATCTCTCTGTGGCAGGGCAGCACACCACGCAAGCTGCCCTCGCCAGTGGGGGATGAGGTGGTGACGATCCTCGGCGCTCCCATCGCCGTGCAACGGCTCGTCATCATCGGGGTCGCGGCCGTGTGCCTGACCGGGATCGTCCTGTTGTTCACCCGGACCGGGTTCGGCAGGCAGCTCCGAGCCGTGTCGAGCGACCGGATGGCGGCGGAGTTGCACGGGATCAACACCACGCGAGTGAGCGTCGTGGCATGGGGGTTGTCCGCCGCGCTCGCGGCCTTGGCCGGAATCCTCATCGCGCCGTTGTCCGCGCTGGACGTGAACTTCGGGTTCACCATGATGCTGGCCGCGTTCGCCGCGGCGGTCCTCGGCGGGTTCGGCTCGCTCTGGGGGGCGACGCTGGGCGCGGTGCTCGTCGGCGTCCTCCAGCACCTTGTCGGCGGCTACGTGCTACAGGACTTCGCGGTTGTGCTGCCGTTCCTCGCGATGCTGCTCCTGCTCGCCCTGCGGCCACAGGGGCTGTTCGGCAAGGCGGTGAGCCGGCTGTGA
- a CDS encoding acetate--CoA ligase family protein — protein MPIDRRIAGEGFPLTPGDARIAVPEHVVKQLLTEHGVAVPRGRVLTGPADARGLDGPLVLKAWGPGLLHKSDVGAVRLGISTAGLPGALDDMAVHLARQGIEPRGYLAEEQHPGGTELIIGVVRDQTFGPVVLLGLGGIATELLDLTALRPCPLTRADAEDLVATFPGAPLLTGARGKPPVDRAALVDLLVAIAGAGGLVERIGPDLAEFECNPVVVTPEGATALDARLILDPGAAPVEQAHDTDFTALFAPRRIAVAGASTGKSGFGNRFLAAYRQAGWTDGLYALHPAAAEVDGVPAVATIADVPGGADYLLVALPAARAVEVVAQAAGKVPFVQVISGGFGEMNAAGAALETDLAAAVAGTKTRLLGPNCLGVFSPAGRQTFTPNAPTRPGRVSVVSQSGGLSGDIVTVGDRRGLRFAKVASIGNAIDVTHGDLLSWLVDDPETDVLGVYLEGTRDGAGLLRALRRADGRKPVVLLRGGSSAQGARAVSSHTGSLAGEEKVWRAVADATGVSLVSTLEDLLGSLAYLQGHPEPPAPGSSGVLVIGLGGGASVLATDACDRAGLELTPLRPGLRARLRELGHGAGTSVANPLEVPVGPVSPAGLLGDALEPVFGEDGQPYRDVLVHVNVAAYYNYGKAGLRPLIDAMRDLLERGYPARTAVVTRNSEVAAPEDAALLARFAAERGVPLFRSFDEAATAIAAAQRFDARRVS, from the coding sequence ATGCCGATCGACCGACGGATCGCCGGAGAAGGTTTTCCCCTCACCCCCGGCGACGCGCGGATCGCCGTCCCGGAACACGTCGTCAAGCAGCTGCTGACCGAGCACGGCGTCGCGGTTCCGCGCGGTCGCGTGCTCACCGGCCCCGCGGACGCGCGCGGCCTCGACGGCCCGCTCGTGCTCAAGGCCTGGGGGCCAGGGCTGCTGCACAAGAGCGACGTGGGCGCGGTCCGGCTCGGGATCAGCACGGCGGGGCTCCCCGGCGCCCTCGACGACATGGCTGTCCACCTGGCCCGGCAGGGGATCGAGCCCCGCGGCTACCTGGCCGAGGAGCAACACCCTGGCGGCACCGAGCTGATCATCGGCGTCGTCCGCGACCAGACCTTCGGTCCCGTCGTGCTGCTCGGGCTGGGCGGTATCGCGACCGAACTGCTCGACCTCACCGCGCTGCGGCCCTGCCCGCTCACCCGAGCCGACGCGGAGGATCTCGTCGCGACCTTCCCCGGCGCCCCGTTGCTGACGGGCGCCCGGGGCAAGCCGCCGGTCGACCGCGCCGCGCTGGTCGACCTGCTGGTGGCGATCGCCGGCGCGGGCGGGCTGGTCGAGCGGATCGGGCCGGACCTGGCCGAGTTCGAATGCAACCCGGTGGTCGTCACCCCCGAGGGCGCGACCGCGCTGGATGCCCGGCTCATCCTCGACCCGGGCGCGGCACCGGTGGAACAGGCGCACGACACCGACTTCACCGCCCTGTTCGCGCCGCGCCGGATCGCCGTCGCCGGCGCCTCGACCGGCAAGTCCGGATTCGGCAACCGCTTCCTCGCGGCCTACCGGCAAGCCGGCTGGACCGACGGGCTCTACGCGCTGCACCCGGCCGCGGCGGAAGTGGACGGCGTGCCCGCCGTGGCCACCATCGCCGACGTGCCCGGCGGCGCCGACTACCTCCTGGTCGCCCTCCCCGCCGCCCGCGCCGTCGAGGTCGTGGCTCAGGCGGCCGGGAAGGTGCCGTTCGTCCAGGTGATCAGCGGCGGGTTCGGCGAGATGAACGCTGCGGGCGCGGCCCTGGAGACCGACCTCGCCGCCGCCGTGGCCGGGACGAAGACCCGCCTGCTCGGCCCGAACTGCCTGGGCGTGTTCAGCCCTGCCGGACGGCAGACGTTCACGCCCAACGCGCCGACGCGACCCGGCCGGGTGTCGGTGGTCTCCCAGAGCGGCGGCCTGTCCGGGGACATCGTGACCGTCGGCGACCGGCGCGGCCTGCGGTTCGCGAAGGTGGCCAGCATCGGCAACGCGATCGACGTGACACACGGAGACCTGCTGAGCTGGCTGGTCGACGATCCCGAGACCGACGTTCTTGGTGTCTACCTCGAAGGCACCCGCGACGGCGCGGGCCTGCTGCGTGCCCTGCGCCGCGCGGACGGGCGCAAGCCGGTCGTGCTGTTGCGCGGTGGTTCCAGCGCCCAGGGTGCGCGGGCCGTCAGCTCCCACACCGGCTCGCTGGCTGGGGAGGAGAAGGTGTGGCGGGCGGTCGCGGACGCGACCGGGGTGTCACTGGTGTCCACTCTGGAGGACCTGCTCGGCAGCCTCGCCTACCTGCAGGGGCACCCCGAGCCACCGGCACCGGGGTCCTCGGGGGTCCTGGTGATCGGTCTCGGTGGGGGCGCCTCCGTGCTGGCCACCGACGCGTGCGACCGCGCCGGCCTCGAACTGACCCCGCTGCGGCCCGGGCTGCGGGCCCGCCTGCGGGAACTGGGTCACGGGGCCGGGACCAGCGTCGCCAACCCGCTCGAGGTGCCGGTCGGCCCGGTGTCGCCGGCGGGCTTGCTGGGCGACGCCCTGGAACCCGTGTTCGGTGAGGACGGCCAGCCCTACCGGGACGTTCTCGTCCACGTCAACGTGGCCGCCTACTACAACTACGGCAAGGCGGGGCTGCGGCCGCTGATCGACGCCATGCGGGACCTCCTGGAGCGTGGCTACCCGGCGCGGACCGCGGTCGTGACCCGCAACTCCGAGGTCGCCGCACCGGAGGACGCCGCGCTGCTCGCCCGGTTCGCCGCGGAGCGCGGTGTGCCCCTGTTCCGGTCCTTCGACGAGGCCGCGACCGCGATTGCAGCGGCACAGCGGTTCGACGCCCGGCGGGTCTCGTGA
- a CDS encoding ABC transporter ATP-binding protein, giving the protein MLLELRDLHVHYGSTHAVRGAGITVSAGEVVCLLGPNGAGKTSVLRAVSGLVPSEGAITFDGQDVRGWSPARLARAGLIHVPEGRHVFPTLSVHENLQMGDVARAGRAARYGYDDVYDLLPALRRLRRRNGYALSGGEQQMVALGRALIAAPRLLLLDEPSLGLSPAVTATVYEALRAVAAETPILLVEQKTSDALDLADRGVVLVAGEIVLRGAADELVDRQAMVASYLGQRDAQPGTSPSLQRSS; this is encoded by the coding sequence GTGCTGCTTGAGCTGCGAGACCTCCACGTGCATTACGGCTCCACGCACGCGGTGCGCGGCGCCGGCATCACGGTGTCGGCCGGTGAAGTGGTCTGCCTGCTCGGCCCGAACGGCGCGGGCAAGACTTCGGTGCTGCGCGCGGTGTCCGGTCTGGTGCCGTCCGAGGGCGCGATCACCTTCGACGGTCAGGACGTGCGCGGCTGGAGCCCGGCGCGCCTGGCCCGGGCCGGTCTCATCCACGTGCCCGAAGGCAGGCACGTCTTCCCCACGCTGTCCGTGCACGAAAACCTGCAGATGGGCGATGTCGCACGGGCCGGGCGCGCTGCTCGCTACGGCTACGACGACGTGTACGACCTGCTGCCCGCGTTGCGGCGGTTGCGCCGCCGCAACGGCTACGCCCTCTCCGGGGGTGAGCAGCAGATGGTCGCGCTGGGCCGGGCGCTGATCGCCGCTCCGCGCCTGTTGCTGCTCGACGAGCCTTCGCTGGGCCTGTCGCCCGCCGTCACCGCCACGGTGTACGAGGCGTTGCGCGCGGTCGCCGCGGAGACCCCGATCCTGCTGGTCGAGCAGAAGACCAGCGATGCGCTCGACCTCGCCGACCGCGGCGTGGTGCTCGTCGCGGGCGAAATCGTGCTGCGCGGAGCCGCGGACGAGCTCGTCGACCGACAGGCGATGGTCGCCAGCTACCTCGGGCAGCGCGACGCCCAGCCCGGCACATCCCCCAGCCTGCAAAGGAGCAGCTGA
- a CDS encoding Zn-ribbon domain-containing OB-fold protein, with translation MAADVRTAPVPTPLTEPYWDAARRGELVLQQCADCARFTHPPAEWCRFCGSERRGFAPVSGVGVVETFSVVHRTFAPGFAGRVPYVIAWVGLDEQPGLRMFGNVLGVPADDVHMGQRVELVFEEIDGFGTVPNFQPAGKERSCGSE, from the coding sequence ATGGCCGCTGACGTCCGGACCGCGCCCGTGCCGACGCCGCTCACCGAGCCCTACTGGGACGCGGCCCGGCGGGGTGAGCTGGTCCTGCAGCAGTGCGCGGACTGCGCTCGCTTCACGCACCCGCCCGCGGAGTGGTGCCGCTTCTGCGGCAGCGAACGGCGCGGCTTCGCGCCGGTGTCCGGTGTGGGCGTGGTGGAGACGTTCAGCGTCGTGCACCGCACCTTCGCACCCGGTTTCGCCGGTCGCGTGCCGTACGTGATCGCCTGGGTCGGTCTCGACGAGCAGCCGGGGCTGCGGATGTTCGGGAACGTGCTCGGCGTCCCGGCCGACGACGTCCACATGGGACAACGGGTCGAGCTGGTGTTCGAGGAGATCGACGGGTTCGGGACGGTGCCGAACTTCCAGCCCGCGGGGAAGGAGCGGTCGTGCGGATCGGAGTGA